Below is a window of Arabidopsis thaliana chromosome 2, partial sequence DNA.
TgtgtaaattgtaaaataagaATGGTGGTTTACAAATTGCAAGTTTTGTATGTCTCGGTATTCTTCTATGTTGCACACTCTGATCACATTTGCTTAAAGACTAATAGTAATGAGTTATCCAGACTAAACTATATATCTAGTTATGCAAATTCATTATAACAAATTGGATCCTCTAATCTTTAAAAACTTACAACATCTAAAAGTGATCAGATTTGTTATGACATCTATCTATTTATGCATAGTTTATGACATCTATCTTCTACCTTCTAGGATAAATTTTACCGTTTACCAATTCATGTTATAAACTATTCTTTGATGAACAAATCAAAGTCCGCCTATAATcctattttgttattaaagaAATACTAATAGCAATTAgcttagatttttattttctgttttttttttaacatttagcatttttttttcctaaagcactttcattttttacagaataaaaagaatgaagatatataaatatcaccggtatttttcatttcataaattatgactttattattctttaattAATCGATTAAATATAGCAAGGAcatacaattatataattgaaagaaaaaggaaacaaaattacaacaaaccttttttcaaaaaaaaaaaaagaacaactgTTTAATCACTTCCGTTTGTTCTTGCTACCAATCAAGAGagtgaaataaaacaaaaccctaaagaaaAAACCCCAAGCAACAGTAATCCACAAACAATTCCATTTACTAATATCCGTAATCCCTTGCtgtttcaaaatatcaatCCCCGTCGTCACACAAGTCTCCGCCGTCACATTCGTCCCCAATACACCGCTCATACTCTTCAACAGATTCACTTTCACATCGTTCGGAAACTCCCCCAACGGCGAATTGTCGAATAACTGAACTCCTCTGGCGAAACATCTCGTCGGATTTTGAAATTCGTTCTGCAACACTCCTTCGTAAGGGTATTTCACCAAGGAGATGTAATGGAACCAGAGCCAGTAAACAGGAATTCGATCTCGAGAGATGAAGAATCcggagaagaggaggaagtaAGCGAGGATCGCTACTACGACTGTGAATCCGAGCATTACGTTTGGTATAACGCCGGAGAGGAACGTTACGAAGGAGCTTCCTGCCCAAAATGAGGCTAGGATTgtgaagtagaagaagaagaaaccattgGCGCCTCCGTCGAGACCAACGGCCCAGAATGTTGTGGCGGCGAAGCTTGCGGAGAGGACGATTAAGGCCGGGATTGAGATTATGGATTGAGAGAGGACGTAGGAGGATCTCCGGTAAGCGTTGTAAGCTGTTTCTCTCATGAATATGTAACGTTCTTGTAGAAAGACTGGGATTGCTTCTGCACATGTGTAGAATGTTGTTGACATTGCGAATGCGAAGAATCCTAAACGTTCTTGTGCTCCTTTTGGGGAATTGTCTAGGTTAGTGAACATTGTAGCTAGGATGATTCCGGTGACCATTACAGCTCCTAGTCTCATTCCGAGGAGTTCTGGTTGTCTTCTTGAGTTTAATATAGCACGTTTGCCTATTACTATCATTTCAATCCAGAAAGGATTGGCGAATGTTTGGAATGATGGTGTTAGGTTTGATGAGTTGTTGTTCGTTGCTCCAGAGACGAGTTTCCCTCTTGAGATACTCGCGGTTATCGCTTCTTTGAGAGAAGATACGTTGGTGTTTCtcttgttattgttgttgtagcTTGGTGCTTGCTTTGCTCGCCATTGCTTGTGGAACTCGACAAGTGGCTTGGTTCCTTCTGTAGAATATTCCAGCTCTCGGATGAGATCGAGAGCgaactctgttttgttctcGTTTTCAGGAATTGGGTGCTTGAATTCTGAGAAGAACTGAGGGAGATGTGTTGGTGAGCCGCTGTAGACTGTGTTTCCCTTAGAAAGGAAGATTAACTGATCTAGAAGACCCATGATTCTGTAACTAGGCTGATGGATTGACATGATAACTATGCTGCCACTTTGTGCGATTCTCTGAAGGACTTTGATAACCATGTAGGCGCTTGTAGAGTCGAGCCCTGAGGTTGGCTCATCTAGAAAGAGGATGATTGGGTCATGGATTATGTCGTTTCCAATTGATACCCGTCTCCTTTCTCCTCCAGACACTCCTCTGTGGCCTTCATCACCAATCACGGTTTTTGCAGCGCTCCTTAGGCCTAATTGGTCAATCAGAGCTTGAACccttgctttcttcttcttcttggagaGTGAACGAGGGAGCCTGAACTCTGCAGAGAACATTAGAGTTTCCTCCACGGTAAGCATCGGGAAGAGAAGGTCGTCTTGCATCACGTAAGCCGATATGACTTTCTGCATGCTTGATTCAAGAACTTCTCCGTTTAAGGTAATGGATCCCCTGAGGCTATCTTTTGCGATCCGGTTGGCTAATGCATCGATCAGTGTTGATTTACCGGACCCACTTGCTCCAAGAACCGCCATCATCTCCCCTTCGCGGGCTTCACCTGAAATACCATTCAATAGTATCTTAGTGTTCACCGAGGAATCATTTCCTGACCTTCTGCAGCAAGCGAGGGGATTAAACTTCTTCTGGATCTTCACGCTGTAGGTCAAGTCAGTGAATGAAAGAACAAACGGGGAAGAAGATATAGAAGAAGCAGGAGCAGAGGCCCATGAATTGAAAGAGGATGCAGCAGAATTGATAGGTGAGGCAATTCCCAGAGCCCGGCTACTTGCACTTTCATCATTCCTTGCATCCTCCACGTTCATAAGATGCTCGGCGAATGTGACAGAGACTCTAGTCGTGTCGCTTGGACGTCCTTGAGGCTCCACGGACATCGGGTTTACATAATACATAGGAAGATCATTGTTGCCATCAACCCGTTTGGCCGGAGATGATTTTCCGAGCAAGCCAGACATtttctatgtatttttgtCTTAATCTTCTCAGGTTATGTGGGTTATATAGCTCATACCCACAAAGAAGACACGAATAGGATATAGGAGGAATGAGAGAAGAGACTACTATAAAGtaa
It encodes the following:
- the ABCG2 gene encoding ABC-2 type transporter family protein (ABC-2 type transporter family protein; FUNCTIONS IN: ATPase activity, coupled to transmembrane movement of substances; INVOLVED IN: transport; LOCATED IN: membrane; EXPRESSED IN: petal, hypocotyl, root, flower; EXPRESSED DURING: 4 anthesis, petal differentiation and expansion stage; CONTAINS InterPro DOMAIN/s: ATPase, AAA+ type, core (InterPro:IPR003593), ABC transporter-like (InterPro:IPR003439), Pigment precursor permease (InterPro:IPR005284), ABC-2 type transporter (InterPro:IPR013525), ABC transporter, conserved site (InterPro:IPR017871); BEST Arabidopsis thaliana protein match is: ABC-2 type transporter family protein (TAIR:AT3G53510.1); Has 392085 Blast hits to 356271 proteins in 4132 species: Archae - 6993; Bacteria - 312114; Metazoa - 8789; Fungi - 6117; Plants - 5602; Viruses - 12; Other Eukaryotes - 52458 (source: NCBI BLink).) translates to MSGLLGKSSPAKRVDGNNDLPMYYVNPMSVEPQGRPSDTTRVSVTFAEHLMNVEDARNDESASSRALGIASPINSAASSFNSWASAPASSISSSPFVLSFTDLTYSVKIQKKFNPLACCRRSGNDSSVNTKILLNGISGEAREGEMMAVLGASGSGKSTLIDALANRIAKDSLRGSITLNGEVLESSMQKVISAYVMQDDLLFPMLTVEETLMFSAEFRLPRSLSKKKKKARVQALIDQLGLRSAAKTVIGDEGHRGVSGGERRRVSIGNDIIHDPIILFLDEPTSGLDSTSAYMVIKVLQRIAQSGSIVIMSIHQPSYRIMGLLDQLIFLSKGNTVYSGSPTHLPQFFSEFKHPIPENENKTEFALDLIRELEYSTEGTKPLVEFHKQWRAKQAPSYNNNNKRNTNVSSLKEAITASISRGKLVSGATNNNSSNLTPSFQTFANPFWIEMIVIGKRAILNSRRQPELLGMRLGAVMVTGIILATMFTNLDNSPKGAQERLGFFAFAMSTTFYTCAEAIPVFLQERYIFMRETAYNAYRRSSYVLSQSIISIPALIVLSASFAATTFWAVGLDGGANGFFFFYFTILASFWAGSSFVTFLSGVIPNVMLGFTVVVAILAYFLLFSGFFISRDRIPVYWLWFHYISLVKYPYEGVLQNEFQNPTRCFARGVQLFDNSPLGEFPNDVKVNLLKSMSGVLGTNVTAETCVTTGIDILKQQGITDISKWNCLWITVAWGFFFRVLFYFTLLIGSKNKRK